The genome window CGTATGTAATCCGGGGCACTGATTTTTCCTCTGTTGAGTACAGATTTCCTTACATGTCTTTATCTTTCCTCTGTAAGAAAATCGTGGCAGAGACTTAGTCCATGAGCTaatgaactgtttatatttcatgtaGGAGAATCTGGGTCGTAATTTTCCTACATGAAACATGCAGTTCtctgtatttaatgaatgaacatcCGGGCACCGATTTTCCTGCCTTGAATATGGGTTTCTCTACGTCGGCATTTGAAACTCCAGGCACGGAGCTTTTCCCCGTGAAATATGAAATTCTGGTATTTCACGTTGAATTGGGCATAAACAAGGTAACACGAAATAcggaatttttcatctttctcatttgaaaatctgtgtGCTGACTTGCGTTATGAGTTACAGAACACTGTATATGTAACAACTGAAAGAATTGGCCTCGATTTTCCTAcacaaaatatggaattttctatttcatacataaagTGATTTTCACGCTTGAGGTATGAAGTCACTGTCAATGAAAACACGAAGTCAATCCTTGTTCAAGGTGATGAACAGGTAAGTCAAAAACCTTGAGCATGTGACCACACCTGAAAGGGGAACCCTGAATGTTCTGAAACTCTGAGACTGGATAAAACCTGGTCTTTTATGCAAAATGGGGGGACAGAAGTACTAACTAAGAGCCCTAACCCCAAGACCTGGATGTTTCCTCTTTAGCCACACTCACTCTTGAGCAGGGTTGCTTTAAAAAGCCACATGTAAGAACAATCAGTCTGGGGACAGCGGACAGCCGTGGTCAGCCGGCCTGGTGTGAATTCACAAGCGAGCTCTAAGGCAGGTCAAGTGTGGATTCTAGATCCTGGCTGCTACCATTCAAAATGCCAATTAGACATTCACGGATTATGTGACCCCGGACAACCTGTTTGACCTGGCCAGATCTCAGtgtgctcatctgtaacatgggagtGAGGACGTCCCTGAAACCCCACTGGTTGAGACCtagccttccaatgtggggggtaCGGTTTTGATTCCCTACTCAGGGAGATAAGATTCCCCAAGCCTTGTAGTCAACGACACCAAAACgttttgaaagaaggaaagtacagcaatattacaacaaattcaataaagaccttacaAATTGTCCACACTAAACAAAAGTGTTACTGATATGAAGCCCAATGAGACATTAGGCTTTCTCTCAAAAGACATTAGGTGTTCACTCAAAAACCCGCTTTCATTCTACAGCTGTCTAGCAACTCCTGTTCTAGGCCCcagcagggagcagaagggaCTCCCCAGAGAGCTGCAATTCTGGTGGTGATTTTCACTCCCCGGGTTCTCCAGACATGAACCTGCACATCACTCCAGAGCACCCTCATCCGACAGCAAGCTTTACTTGCCCGGATTAGACAGTGAGCATGAAAGCACTCGGCAAATTAAGAGAGAAgtagagaggagggctggggtggtggaCGGGACGCTTTGGGAATCTGGGATTACCAGGTGCAAACTCTTAtacgtaaaataaacaacaaggtcctcctgtgtagcacagggaacgacaatcaatatcctgtggtaagccataatggaaaggaatatgaaaaagtatgcgtgtatataactgaatcattgtctTGTACCGTCGAAATTAATACACCCTTCtacatcacctatacttcaataaaataaattttaaaagacagaagacagaaccTAAATGGAGAGTGTGCCCACAAGTGAACACAGAGCAGGCAAGCCTGGCCACCACATCCCTAACAAGGACCAGGCCAAGAGAACAGGCGAGTTGGGGAGGGATTCCACCACTTCCTGGTCCCCTTTAATTCCTGGAAAGACCCaaagctgggcttccccaatCCAACCACGGGCACTCACTCTGCTAGCGTACTCGGCGGTGCCTGCAGCGACATCAGCTGAAGCGGTGGCGATGGGCGCGCTGACCGAAGATGCAAGGGTGCTCGTGGGTCCTGAGCTGGGGACCAGGGGCGACGAATCCGTGTTGGTCaccagggtgatggtggaggtTGATGGCTTCTGTGTGATCTCGTTctgctggacacctgaaaaaGCAAATGTGCTTGGTCTCCCCACCGCCTGGGGAAGGCTGTCCCAGCTCCAAGCGGCGGTGGGAGCAGGGCCCAATCCACACTCTTCGAGTTTCTCTGCTTTCAAGGGAAAACGACTCTCACCTTAGCCAAATTTGAGCAAGGCTCCACGGAGCCCTTTCTCAGTAAGGCCTGCACCTGGGTCTTTAAGTTTCCAACAGCTCAAGGCTGCATGCCTTGGATGACCCCCACCCCTTTAAAGTCCCCACCTACGAAAACTCAAGGCTGCCAATAGAAGTGACTATGTGCTCCACTCAACACTTAAGGATAGGGCCCATTGCCCAGTCTCTACGGGAGGGCAGAAAGCCCGCCTTTAAGAGGTAACAGGGTTAGCAAACCCAGATATTCCGCATGGACCAACACCCCCTGCGCACGTTCTGTCAAACTGTCATTTTCTGACTCTATAGACTTCCCATGATTCCCCTTGCCTATTCCCAAATTCTCCCTTTAAAACCCCAGTTCCTTGTGTACACATTGGTGTTGGTGTCAGTTCATGCTGGGCATTTGGCCATCCTGCAATAGTAAATAGAGGACTAAAATCTATCCAAAGCAATCGATAGGGTCAGTGTAGTCCCTATAAAGCTACGAGCAGTATTTGTCAGAGCACTAGGACCAGTCATTTCACAATTGGTATGGAAATCCAAAACACctggaagagccaaagcaatcttgacaaagaagaatggaactgcaggaatcagcctgcctaacttcaagctatactacaaagccacagtcatcaatgcagtatggtactggcacaaagacagaaacataagtcaatggaacaaaagagaaagcccagagatacatatccgcacctacggacaccttatctttgacaaagcagacgAGGatgtacaatgcagaaaagacaatctcttcagcaaggggcgctgggaaaactgggcaaccacgcataaaagaatgaaactacaacacttgctaacaccgcacacaaaatataaactcaaaatggatcgaaGATCTAAACATGAGACCGCAAACGATTACACTgctggaggaaaatataggcaaaacactctctggtgtaaagcacagtaggatcctctctggcgaacctcccagaataatgggaataaaagcaaaactaaaacaaatgggacctacttaaacttaaaagcttatgctcaataaaggaaactacaagcaaagtgaaaagacagcattcagaatgggggcaaataatagcaaatgaagcaactcgtacagaattaatctaaaaaatatacaagcaactcctgcactcaattccagaaaagtaggcGACccaggccaaaataaaaaaataataataatcatgggccaaagaagtaaacagacatttctccaaaaaagaaatacagatggctatcaaacacatgaaaagatgcgcaACATCCCTTACTATCAGGGAAccgcaaatcgaaaccacaacgaggtaccatctcaggccggtcagaatggctgttgtccaaaatctacagacaataaatgtttgagagggggcagagaaaaaaagaaaccctctcacactgtctgtgtgaatttcaaactagcacagccactatgggaacaaCGTACAGACTGCTCAAAAACCTGGaattagaactgccatacaacccagcaatccctctgctgggcatacacaccgaagaaaccagaattaaaagactcTCGTGCCCCAGTGTTCGTCGCGGCTCTCTTTACAACAgataggacgtggaagcagcctagatgtccatgggcAGACGAACTGGAGACGAAAGCCGGGGTAGATAtagacagtagaatattactcagctcttaaaaagaatgcatttgaatcagttctaatgagctggacgCAAGTGGAGCCTCTTATGCAGAGAAAAgtcagtcagaaggaaaaacccacgcatatatatggaattgagacAGATGGAATTAAcagtgaccctatatgcgagacagcaaaagagacacagatgtaaagaacagatttcgggactctgtaggagaaggcaagggtgcgatggtttgagagaatagcattgaaacatgtatattatcacatacgAAATACATCGCcaggccaggttcgatgcacgagacagggagctcagggctggtgcactgggatgaccctgagggatgggatggggagtgagaaTCAGGACGGGGAACGCATGTACACGGCTGATTCGTGTGAACGTATGGCAAAAAGCACCACAATAATGTCAAGTAACTCACCTCCAATtaaactaaactttttaaaaaacgtacAGGATAACAAAGAGCgagcagaaaatactttaaacGAGTGAGAATAAAAACACAGCGTATCAGAATTCGTGAGATGCAGATCTAGAcgtgcttataattttaaatgcttgtattagaaaagaataaaagcctaAGCCAGTGGAAAGAGAAACGGCAAACTCCGTCAAGGCTTTCAGCAAAGGCCACATAGAGGAAACGTGAGGGAGGGGTGTGATTAGCCGGTGCAAACTTCTTGCTGTCACATCTTGTGTTCTTGAGGTGAGCTGGTGGCCAGCTAACTGTGTCCTGCAATCCTCAAGGGAAACAAGTATGATTCCCTATCCCCTGAAAGGAGATTCCCCAGATTGactttcaccctccaaggtccTGGTTGCGAGAAGGGGGTCCCCGTATAGCCTGGTAGTcccagctggaagaggcaggtctCAGTTCTCTGTGCCCTCCTCTTACCAAGGCCCCCACACACTGCCCGGCCACCTGCCATGAGGGAGCCAGGTACCCAGCACGCAGCTGACCCTCAGCCTCCTCCGTCTACCCAAATGGGGAGCTCGGTCCTGTAGACTGTGACCCATGGACATTGCCACAACCATTCGGACATGGAGGTGGGCATGGGACACGGTGGCCGTTGCTTTGAAACCTGGGCCAGGCCGCTGAGTGGCTCCAGCAAGGCCTCCGGGACTCTGCAAGACACAGCCTGTCCTCACGCTTGTCCAAGCGCCACAGTTCATTACCCAGCCCAAGGCCCAAGGGCCTGGAAGGCCCTGTGGGAAGGCTTTGATATCTCTCTCAGTGCATTCAGCTGAGAGGCTTTCTGTTGGTGGTGTTGGGTTTGCGAACTTCCCTAATGGTCTTGGGCTGAGGCCTGCAGCTCCGTTTTCCATCCTGCCTCTTTTACAGTGTCTTCCTGGATGAGCTGAGTCAACCTGTGACTAAAAGATGGTAACGTGGACCATCGGGGGCCATTTCCACTGGCCCGATGACCACATCCTACTCTCTTTCTATAACGCAGGGCTTTCAACGTGACAATGTCGTGTGATGTAAAAGCCTTCATCTTCCTCGAACTCAAGTATTTAACTCAGCATACTCTCCTCAAGAACATGTACTGCAAACGGGgctaccatttattttttcactgccgGAATTATACTGGACATGTGATGTACTTCCAACCATTATTTTGGGGCCATAGTCACGTTACAgtgtttctttggtttctgctgtgcgtGAATCAAGTTTTAGCTGTACGTGTATCCCGtcaattttggatttccttcccatttaggccaccacagagcagtcgagtccctttcttctttcacttttctttttattaaatttaactgGGGGTTAAttatgatacaatattgtaatggcttctgccatgcatcaacattaaTAAGCCATAAGTACACAGGGGTCCCAGCTATCCTGGAGCCGCTCCCACATCCCTGCCTACGCTATTCTTCGGGATTGCTCCAGAGCACTTGCTCTGCATTCCCTGATTCATGCAGATGAAAAccagaaagatgatttttctgcATAAAATATGCAATTGTCCTTCTTTCACATGTGAGAACATGGGTGCAGAGGTTTCTACCTGAAATAGGAAATCGgtatttcatgtatgaaaatcgacttgcatcattttcttcatcatatgtggaatcttgtgTCTCCCAGACGTATATCTGTGCACACGTTTTCCTACATGAGTGGggaattctatatattttacatatgaaaagttgAGCCTACAATTCCCTTCTTGAATCCTGAAATTGTATACATTTCGTATATGAAgatctcaataaaattttactgacATGAAGTGTGAAATTAAGATCTGGCAAACCAATATGGAattggaattatctctatttcataaatgaaattctgGGCACCACTGTTTCTTCGTGAAATGCTTAACTTCTTGTATTTCTCATGTATAAATCAAGGACTGTCCACCATGAAATAAGGAGTTCTCTATACTTCCTGTATCCAAATCTAGGCATGATTCTCCCTCATGGAAGATGgacttctctatatttcacatctgAAGATCAGAATGAACATTTTCCCGTTAGAAATAAAGACATCTATGCATTTCATGCGATCCACTGGTTCTTCAGTCTCTGAAACACCTGTTGGCATTTGTGGCTCTGTGTGTTGCACGCATGTGTGTACTTGTgtcacgtgtttgtgtgtgtttgtgggggggGGTGTGGTGGGTCTGTGCGTGTGTCAGGACTAAGGGAGGTAGGTGCTCAGTGTGAAACAGCAGACATCCTAGGAGAAAGAGCGTGAGCAGTGGAAACTGTCCAGGCACTTAACCTGAGTGTGCCCACCTGAGCTAGGCGGCCCGGACGTAGGAGTAACTAATGGTCAGGAGGAGCACTTTGGTCCACTTGAAACACTTGCAGGAACAGCTCTGTGCCTCTGGCAAGTGCATCTGCAGGCGCACATCCTTAGCTACGTGGGCGCCTGCTCTAAGCCACGGGCCGGGGGAAAGGCCGAGGGCAGACAGACCGTAGGCCAGGGGCTCCAGGCTGGTTGGGCTTGGGGCTGCATCGTGGGGCTTGGACAGCTAGCCGAGGAAAGTGCTCTGCCTCTTCCTCAGAGGAGGGCTGGCATTCCTGACAACTGCTCAAGCCTAAGGCACAAGTTTAGCCGTGACTCTGCAGCAGGTGCACATGGGTGAGGTCGGCGTAAGCCCGCCCCCACCCGGGCCCCCGCCCCGcttccccatccccctccaccgcgcactcctcccccaaacccccctaccctgcccgcctccctcctactccccccacgcccaccccGTGGCTTGCGGTTTGGATCGGAGGAGAGCAACTCTGTCCCTGAGGTACCCAGGAACCCTGTCTTCCTGAGTGGGTCCCTGAGCACACGGGCCCGCTGCCCCAGGGGCAACTTCAAGCTTGAGGACTGTTGCAGCTTCAGGTGGCCCTGGCTCTCCCAGTCGCTGCTCGGGCGCGGCTGCACTGCTAGGCAGGCAAAAGGCTTGCCAGGACACGCCCACTTTGCGCTGGGCCGACATTGGCCGCCTGTCACAGGCTGGCAGAGGGCCCAGGATTCCAAGGGGCGTGTCCCAGGAGCGAACCGCTTTAGACTCCATTTGATTGGTTCTGGGATGAGGTCAGGAGGTCAGGGTGGAGAGTTCAGCCCCTTCCCGTCGCCATAGTAGGCGGGCCTGGTGGCAGAGGGTTCTGCGCATGCGTCTCTCCCTTTCGCCGTTCCCTGGCTCTTGCCCAGTAACCCGTCGGGAGTAGGACCACGTAGACTGCGGCCGGCGGGCGGCCCGTGAGGGCCGTCTGCCGTGCTCTAGCGTCCAGCTTGTTTGCAGTTCCGGGCTTCGGCGAGAATACCATGGAGAGTGAGACGGGGCCAGAGGAAGGCGGCAGCACTCCGGGatcctggatcttagttgtgagcccgggtcttcatgagggaggggccctggggcctACCAGCTCCGTGTGGGCGGCAGAGGCGATGCAGGCCGCAGGTGGTGCGCCAGGCGAGGAGGCCGCCCTCTTCTgggtggaggcagtggaggaaggtgcggctgtggaggagggagaggtggcgGGACCCGGGCAGGAGTTCCAGCTGCTGGTGTTGGacgtcatggaggaggtggaggtggtggcataCGAGGAGCAGGAGCAGGTGTCCTCGGAGGAGCATGTCCACGACCATCCAAGGCCCGGAGCCCTGAGTGACCGGCCTGCACTGGAGGCGCTGGCGGCcctgcagctggagctggagcccgTGAATCAGAAAGCCCAAAGGGCGCATGCTCGCCTGAAACATAAGACCAGTCAGCGGCGGAAGGTGCATCTAGAACACagaagcgccatcatccagggcatccgtgGCTTCTGGGTCGAAGTTGTATCCCttggtgtggtgcttgtgagttttgtgtttgtttgtttgtttaagccgGGCTATGGCAGGAACAGTTTACAGATCTGGCAGTTCTGGTACCGTATTTACTTTTCTGGATGGTGGGTATTGGTTACCGTCCTGCATATCTGTTCCTGATCGTAGGTGTGATGTCCTTGCTGTTCTGGCTAGCCCAAATTGATAGTTGGGCTATACTTTGAGAGGTCCCTATCAGAATTGTCATTAGCACCAGGGTCTCTTCGGAGAGAAGGCTTGTctggaatgggggaggggtggggaagtgtaAGTGGTCGTACGGGTTCTAGCTAGGAGTGCTTGTTTTCCCGAAGTAAGCTAACTTTCAAGGGGCTGAGATGAAGCTTATCCGGTTAGGAAGAGCACCTCCTCGTGGTAGGGCATTCATGGGCACAGCCTTGGACCTTGTGCGGCATTCATATAGCCCCGCGTGAACCGAAATGTGACGAGTTAACCAGTAGCAAGTTGAAGTCAAACAGGGAGGGCCATTCTACTCTTCAGGCTAGCTTTGTTCTTCCAGCACTTTTACCTCTAGCATCTagaggctccttgacctaaagcagtttATGAACCACCCCCAAATGTCAGTTTTGATGAGCAAGCAAGATGCAGACATGCTTCACTTCATGACCAACTTGGAGGTCAGGCAGGGGACACTGATGATTGTGGAGGGGAGgtgactggggaggggagagggcatggTCTATCCCTAACACAGGAAAGGACAGCTCTTCTGTAAAGAGGTttcacacccaccccaccccgcacacTTTGTCCTGGCAGGTGGAGGAATTCAGGCATCCCACTCGTCACTGCAAGATCACATTGTCCTTTCGGAGGAATAGGTATTTCCAGAATGAAGTGATTGTCAAGGAGTACCTGATGAAGGTCACTGGTGAGAAGCTGCTCCCTGGAtcttgggtgggggcgggggtgggtaggGGTGGCGGGCGGTGGCCCGGTG of Bos taurus isolate L1 Dominette 01449 registration number 42190680 breed Hereford chromosome Y, ARS-UCD2.0, whole genome shotgun sequence contains these proteins:
- the LOC132344478 gene encoding testis-specific Y-encoded protein 3-like isoform X2, with translation MESETGPEEGGSTPGSWILVVSPGLHEGGALGPTSSVWAAEAMQAAGGAPGEEAALFWVEAVEEGAAVEEGEVAGPGQEFQLLVLDVMEEVEVVAYEEQEQVSSEEHVHDHPRPGALSDRPALEALAALQLELEPVNQKAQRAHARLKHKTSQRRKVHLEHRSAIIQGIRGFWVEVVSLGVVLVEEFRHPTRHCKITLSFRRNRYFQNEVIVKEYLMKVTGYHASRSTPVQWHQGFEWKAYRRRHHDSSVNFFNWFFDHNFTGSDWIAEIIIRDLWPNPLQYYVRRKAAPQKVPGGREEPDPPSF
- the LOC132344478 gene encoding testis-specific Y-encoded protein 3-like isoform X1 → MESETGPEEGGSTPGSWILVVSPGLHEGGALGPTSSVWAAEAMQAAGGAPGEEAALFWVEAVEEGAAVEEGEVAGPGQEFQLLVLDVMEEVEVVAYEEQEQVSSEEHVHDHPRPGALSDRPALEALAALQLELEPVNQKAQRAHARLKHKTSQRRKVHLEHRSAIIQGIRGFWVEVFMNHPQMSVLMSKQDADMLHFMTNLEVEEFRHPTRHCKITLSFRRNRYFQNEVIVKEYLMKVTGYHASRSTPVQWHQGFEWKAYRRRHHDSSVNFFNWFFDHNFTGSDWIAEIIIRDLWPNPLQYYVRRKAAPQKVPGGREEPDPPSF